In Deinococcus planocerae, the genomic window GTCCGGGCGGGGGCGACCCTCGTGCGGGTGGGCACGCGGCTCTTCTCATGACGCGCGGGCCCATCATGAAGCCGTCATGAACGTCCCCATTCCATCCTCGCCCCTCCCCGCGTCCGAGCCCGGCCTGAGTCCCCGTGACATCCGCTACCAGGAGTTCCCCAGCCGCCTCCAGGGCCTCGACCGCGCGAGCGTGCGCGCCTTCCTGGGCCGGGTGGCCGACGGGCTGGAGAGCCTGCTCAAGGAACGCCAGGTCCTGCAAGGCCGCCTCGCCGCGCTGGAGACCGAGCTGGAGGAACGCCGCGAGGCCGAGGACGCCATCCGCCGGGCGGTGGTCGCCGCCGAGAACATGGGGCGCGACCTGCGAGAGGCGGCGGGGCGGGAGGGCGAGGCCTTGATCGAGCAGGCCCAGGCCCGGCGCGAGGCCATCGACCGTGAGGCGGAGGCCCGCGCCGCCGAGCTGACGGCCCGGCACCGCGCCCGCCTGAGCGAGCTGGAAGACGAGTTCCGGGGGCGGCGCGCGGAGTTGGAGCGCGAGCACCACGCCCTCACGCTGGAGCGCGACCGGGCGCACGCCGAGCGCACCGTCTACCTGGAGAGGGCCTACAGCGAGCGCCACGCCGACCTCACCGCCCGCCTGAGCGCCGCCCGGGGCGAGTACCTGCAATTCGTGGCCCAGTACCGCGCCCTCGTCCACGCCTTCGCGGAGATGAGCACCCGCCACCTCCCCAACGCGGACGACCCGGCCCTGCCCGCCGGGGCCCCCCTCGACCTCCACGCCCGCGCCGTCCCCCTCCCCGAGGAGCACGAGACGGCCCACGACTCCCGGGCGGAGGCCCAACCGTCGTAGCCCCCTTCTCAGGCGTCCACGCGCCGCGCCCGGAACCGGGCGTTTCTCTTGACTGAGGACCAGGCGTTTCCTGGCTTTGAGTGAGCGGTTTCGTGGGTCACACGTCCCCTCTCCCGTTGCTTCGCGGACGCCCTCTGCTCCGCAGCTCTCCGAGTCACCCGCAAGGGGCGAGGGTCAACAACCTTCGGCCAGCGGCAATTTCCACCTTCCTTGGCTGACCCGGTAGGGTGAATCTGGTCAAGATCAAAGCCTGGCCCAGAACCGCTCGACTGGAACGCCTGGGCTCAGCCACACCAGGGCCACGCGCGCGCCCATCCCCCACAGCACCGCCGCCTGCCCGAACTCGCGGCCCCAATCTGTCGCCTGCCGCAACGTCGCGCCGGGGACGATGAGCGCCTCCTCCTCCCACTCGCCCTCGCCGTTGAGGGCCGGGAGGGGGGAGAGACCCGCCGCCGTGACCCGGGCCAGCAGGTCGGCCCCCGCCCGCGCGTTGTCCTCGTTCCTGGCCCGCCGCCCGCCCGGATTCCACGCGGTGACGACGGCCCAGCGTTCCCGTGCCCAGGAGGGAGCCGGCCCGCGTGCCTCCGAGAGCCGGAAGCGTTCGCCCGGAGTGCCGTACGTCGTGGCGAGGAAGGCCGCCCGCTGTGCCGGGTCCCCCCCGATCACGGACGGCGGACGGCGGCGTCCACGTTCAGCAGGCCCGCGCCCCGGAATTGCAGGGTGAGCTTCACGCGCTGCCCCGGCGGGAAGCTGCCTCCCAGCGCCACCCGGTACGGCGTGTCCCCGTTCACGAGGAGCGTGCCCTGGACAGGGATGGAGGAGACGGCCACGCACAGCGGCGCGCATCTCAGGAGCCGGGCGCGGCCCTGGGGGCTCCACACCCCGCTCAGCTCGTCCGCCCCCGCCGCCGTGACCCGGCCCTCCAGCACCGCCCCCGCGAAGGCCGGGCGCAGCGTCACCTCCGCCGTGGGTGACCGCGCCGCCAGCCCCGCGCCCAGGGCGGCGAGCAGGGCGAGGGGAAGGGCCCGCCTCACTCCCCCTCCTCCGCGTCCCCGTCCTCCGGCTCGCCCGCCGCCGCGTCCACGTCCGTCTTCATCAGCTCGCGCAGGACGCTCGTGGCGAAGCTGCCCCTGGGCAGGGTGAAGGCCACCGTGTAGCCGTCCTCCCCGGGCCGGAGCTCCGCCCCCTCCAGAAACACGCGCGTCAGGCGGCGGTCTCCCCGGCGGGAGGCGAAGACCTCGGGCGTCAGGCCGAACTCGGACAGCGCCTCACGTTCCAGCTCGCCCGCGTCTAGGGTCAGCGGTCTGGCCTTCTTCCCGAAGAGGGTGCCCGTCGCGCTCACCTCGCCCCGCTCGGCGCGGGGGGACTCGGCGTGCGGGTCCTCGACGAGGAAGACCCCGCCCGTGTCGTGCTTCTTCGCCATGTCGCCCGCGAGCAGCCGGTCGAAGAGGTCCCGCTCCAGCCGCAGGCTCAGGAAGCGGTTGAAGACGAGGCTCTGCACGCTCGTCGTCAGAAAGCGCCGGACGCGGGGATCGCGCAACCTCGACTCGCCGCGCAGCACCCGCAAGCCCTCCTCCGCGTTCAGACCCCGCAGGCCGAAGCGTTGCGGCCCGAAATAGTTCGGCACCCCCCGCGCCACGAGGAGGGCGAGCGTGTCCGCCGCCGTGTCCGCCGCGCCCGGCGCCTCCCGCACCCGCACCACGAAGCGGTTGCCGCGCAGGTGGCCCAGCCCGAGCTTGTTGGTGTGCCGCGCCGTCTCCAGCACCCGCACGCCCTCCATCCCGAAGGCGGGCAGCCGCTCCTCATATTTCGCGGGCACGCTGACCCACTGGGTCGTGACGGCGTGCCGGTCCTTGAGCCCCGCCACCCCCACGTCGCGGTCGCGCACGCCGAGCTGGGCGCACAGTTCGCGCACCACGTGGGCGGTCGTGTGCCCGGTCTTTTCCAGGTGGAGGTAGAGGTGCTCGCCCTCGCCGGACAGGGGGTAGGCGGGCAGTTCCTCGACGCGGAAGTCTTCGGGTCGAGCCCGCAGCCGTCCCCGCGTGCCGGGCGTGTCCGTCAGCGCGGCGAGGGCCGACCAGTCGAAAGCGAGACTCACGATGGTTGCCACCATACGCCGGGGCGGGGAAGGGGGTCCAGTCTCGGGCGGTCAGGTGGAGAGGGCGGCTGTTTTGCTCCTCCCCCTTGAGGGGAGGAACTGAACGGCGCTGGGTCTGCTCCCTCTTTACCAGTCTTCAGTTCAGCACCCGCATGTCCGCATAGGCGGGCGGCGTCCAGTCCGCGCTGAAGAGCCTGGCCTCGGCCCCCCCGCCCCGCCCCTCGGGCACGTACCACACGCGCACGCCGCCCGCGCGCTCGCCCAGCGGCAGGAGGGCGCTTTGCCCGGCGGCGAGGCGGTTGAGGGGCAAGCCGCCCTCGTCGCGCACGCGTAGCCAGGCGTTCACACCGGAAGGAGACCAGCCCGCCACCCGCACCGGACCGCTCGACACGTTCACCAGGCGCGCGCCCCGCTCGGTCAGGGTCACGCTGAGGTCGGGCCACTCGGGCTGGCGCACCCGCCCGAAGCGGACCTCCAGCCCCGGCAGCCGGGGGGCTGCGCGCCCCGCCGGGAACAGCCCCGCCGCGAGCAGCCCGCCCAGCCCCGCCAGCAGCGCGGCGAGCGCGGCGGTGACAGACGCCCCGCCGCCCCCCTGCACGGCGACGAGGCCGAGCAGGGTCAGGCCGCTCAGCAGGAAGGTCAGCGGCCACGCCCAGCCGGGCCGCTCCCGGGTGGGGCGGAAAGCACCCGGCCAGAACTCCGCGAGCAGCAGCAGGGCCGCCCCCACCCCGAAGAGGGCGGGCACGTCGGTCAGCGGGGTCAGCCACAGCAGCGCGAGGCCGGGCACCGCCCACCACGCCGCGCGCGGCACCCACCGCCGCCTCGCCTCGCCCGCCACCCGCCACAGCCAGTACGCCGCGATCAGACCCAGCACCAGCGCGTAGAGCGGCGTCAGGCGCGAGATGGGCGCGAGGGTCAGCCAGTCGTCCACGGCCTCAGCTCCCCCCTCCGGGCTGCCCCCCCGGCTGGCCGTGCCGCGCGACCTCGAAGGCGAGGTGGCCGAGTTCGTCCCGGAGGAGTCCCGTCCAGGCGGTCTGCACGGCGTTGAGGCTGCCGGGCAGGGCGAAGAGGAGCGTGCCCCCCGCCAGCCCCCCCACCGCCCGCGAGAGCATCGCCGCGCCGCCGACCTCGCGGTAGGAGAGCATCCGGAAAAGTTCCCCGAACCCCGGCATCGGCTTGGTGAGCAGCGACTCCACGACCGGAATCGTCACGTCCCGCCCGGTGATGCCCGTGCCGCCGCTGGAGATCACCACCACCGCGCCCTGCATCAGCTCGCCCAGGGCCCGGCGAATCTCGTCGGCCTCGTCGGGCACGACGCGGTAGCCTGTGACCTCGTGCCCGTGTGCGCGCAACTCCGAGAGCAGGTAGGCGCCGCTCGTGTCGGTTTCGGGGGTGCGCGTGTCGCTCACGGTGAGCACGGCGGCCCGCACGGATCTCGGCGCGGCCCCGTGGTGCTCGGTGGGGGGGTGCTCGGTGGGCGGCGGGTGGGGGGCGGGGGCGTCCGTCATGTTCGGCACGATACGCCGGGGAGGGGCGGGGGCGGGGTGGACCACTTCACCGTGCGGCCCCCGCGGCCCGGGCCCCCTCCCTGTGGCCCGTATACTTGACCGCGTGAAGCCCATCGGCCCCTACGTCGCCGCACGTGACCTGACGGGCGACCTGCCCGGGGGTGAGGTGCGGACCCTCCGCGCCACCGACCGCCTCACCGGGATGCCGGTCTTGCTCCACGTGCTGGACCAGGCCGTGGCCCTGCCGGCGCTGCCCCACGACCCGGCCCTGCTCCCCTTCACCGACTCGGGCGTGGACGGCGAGGCCGTCTACCTCGCCACCGAACTGCCCCCCCACGCCGTTCCCGCCGCCGACCCCCTGCTCGCCGCACGCGGGGCGCTCGCCGGGCTGGCGGCCCTGCACGAGGCGGGTCTCACCCACGGCGGGGTGGGGCCCGCGCAACTGTGGAGCGTCGACGGTCGCGTGGCCCTCGCCGGGGCCGGGCTGCCGTGGGCCCGGGGCAAAGCGCCGGGGGACGACCTGCGCGACCTCGCCGCCACCCTGGAGACGCTCGGGGGCCTTCCCGCGCCGCTAAGGGGCGCCCCCGAGACCCTCTCCGCCCGCGACCTCCTGGCTCGGCTGGGGCACCCCGCCGCCCCCGCCCACCACGGGACCTCCATCCTGCCGGGCGAGACGGACCCGGACGAGGCGGCGCCGGAGGAGCCCGTCCCCTCTGGCCGCCGGCTCGGCCAGGGCCGCGTCGGTTGGAAGGTGCCGGCCCTGGGCCGCGCGTCCGGGCCGGGCGGGGATGACCGGGCCGGCCCGGAGCCCGGGACCGCGCAGGGGCCCGCCGCCCTGCCCGTGGTCGAGCCGCTCGCGCCCGAGGTGCCCGGGGGGAGCCGCGGCGGCCAAGGCGCCGAGCCGCCTGTCCGGGAGGGCCCCGCGACGCGGGGGGAACCCTCCGCCGCGCCCGCCCGCGAGGTCGCCCTGGTCCCCCCGCCCCGGGTGGACATCGACCTCGGGGCCGCCGACCTGGAGGCGCTCGCCGCCGATCAGGAGGACCTGGCCTCGGTGCGGGAGAGCCTGCGCGAGACGGCGGGCCTGCCGCCCGAGCCCGACTCGCTCATCGCCGCCGCGATCCGCAGCCAGGCGGGGGAGCGTCCCCGCCCGGGCGCGGCGCCGGGTGGG contains:
- a CDS encoding DivIVA domain-containing protein, which codes for MNVPIPSSPLPASEPGLSPRDIRYQEFPSRLQGLDRASVRAFLGRVADGLESLLKERQVLQGRLAALETELEERREAEDAIRRAVVAAENMGRDLREAAGREGEALIEQAQARREAIDREAEARAAELTARHRARLSELEDEFRGRRAELEREHHALTLERDRAHAERTVYLERAYSERHADLTARLSAARGEYLQFVAQYRALVHAFAEMSTRHLPNADDPALPAGAPLDLHARAVPLPEEHETAHDSRAEAQPS
- a CDS encoding DUF3293 domain-containing protein, with the protein product MIGGDPAQRAAFLATTYGTPGERFRLSEARGPAPSWARERWAVVTAWNPGGRRARNEDNARAGADLLARVTAAGLSPLPALNGEGEWEEEALIVPGATLRQATDWGREFGQAAVLWGMGARVALVWLSPGVPVERFWARL
- the truD gene encoding tRNA pseudouridine(13) synthase TruD, producing MVATIVSLAFDWSALAALTDTPGTRGRLRARPEDFRVEELPAYPLSGEGEHLYLHLEKTGHTTAHVVRELCAQLGVRDRDVGVAGLKDRHAVTTQWVSVPAKYEERLPAFGMEGVRVLETARHTNKLGLGHLRGNRFVVRVREAPGAADTAADTLALLVARGVPNYFGPQRFGLRGLNAEEGLRVLRGESRLRDPRVRRFLTTSVQSLVFNRFLSLRLERDLFDRLLAGDMAKKHDTGGVFLVEDPHAESPRAERGEVSATGTLFGKKARPLTLDAGELEREALSEFGLTPEVFASRRGDRRLTRVFLEGAELRPGEDGYTVAFTLPRGSFATSVLRELMKTDVDAAAGEPEDGDAEEGE
- a CDS encoding MogA/MoaB family molybdenum cofactor biosynthesis protein, producing the protein MTDAPAPHPPPTEHPPTEHHGAAPRSVRAAVLTVSDTRTPETDTSGAYLLSELRAHGHEVTGYRVVPDEADEIRRALGELMQGAVVVISSGGTGITGRDVTIPVVESLLTKPMPGFGELFRMLSYREVGGAAMLSRAVGGLAGGTLLFALPGSLNAVQTAWTGLLRDELGHLAFEVARHGQPGGQPGGGS
- a CDS encoding PEGA domain-containing protein; amino-acid sequence: MKPIGPYVAARDLTGDLPGGEVRTLRATDRLTGMPVLLHVLDQAVALPALPHDPALLPFTDSGVDGEAVYLATELPPHAVPAADPLLAARGALAGLAALHEAGLTHGGVGPAQLWSVDGRVALAGAGLPWARGKAPGDDLRDLAATLETLGGLPAPLRGAPETLSARDLLARLGHPAAPAHHGTSILPGETDPDEAAPEEPVPSGRRLGQGRVGWKVPALGRASGPGGDDRAGPEPGTAQGPAALPVVEPLAPEVPGGSRGGQGAEPPVREGPATRGEPSAAPAREVALVPPPRVDIDLGAADLEALAADQEDLASVRESLRETAGLPPEPDSLIAAAIRSQAGERPRPGAAPGGGATPRRVVDKPIRIGWEDDHSWRVVRGGQSAPARPARNVPRWLGPALALGALLLIVALVWALIAGRATRTGVAAPQARVAQACCDVRFTVRGGAGVPVRLSIVSAPEGSGVPSGAAVGTVPGSVRLPGPGTYTLRVVAEGYTPGTVTITAPSSQPIAIDLGL